The Methanobrevibacter sp. DNA window CATTTTTAAAAGTGCATATTGTTTTAATGCTTCGTCTGCTACATGTTTGTGAATACTTTCTGGGTTGTGAATCATGTTTGCGTTATCTCTGTTACCGTTTTCGATAAGAGAGGTGATGTTGTATACTGGAATACCTAAACGAGTGTAACGGCTTCTTAAATCTTCTAATCCGTATTCGACTAATTTTGTGTTAACCATTTCCCTAATCATTGGAGCGGTCAAGTATTCAACATTTAATTTTTTGAGTTCTTTCCAGGTTTCAGTAGCAATTTCGAAAGCGGTTTCTTGGCTAGCACCGGTTTCTTCAATTAAGGTGTTAGCGATTCTTGATAAATCAAATGCTTCAATAGTATCTCTTGAGGTACGTACTTTTAATTGAGTGCTTGCTAAATATTTGTTAGCAATTTCTGGGTCGATATCTTCTAAACATTCGTGTACGATTTTTTTGATTTCTTTTGTTTTAATTCCATCGTATAATT harbors:
- a CDS encoding ATP cone domain-containing protein, which gives rise to MEKISELGNNLQETVKINVEKNNGIKERFSYEKLVKSLVMVETPFFESDKIVATVVSQLYDGIKTKEIKKIVHECLEDIDPEIANKYLASTQLKVRTSRDTIEAFDLSRIANTLIEETGASQETAFEIATETWKELKKLNVEYLTAPMIREMVNTKLVEYGLEDLRSRYTRLGIPVYNITSLIENGNRDNANMIHNPESIHKHVADEALKQYALLKM